A genome region from Phocoena sinus isolate mPhoSin1 chromosome 16, mPhoSin1.pri, whole genome shotgun sequence includes the following:
- the FXYD4 gene encoding FXYD domain-containing ion transport regulator 4: MEGVVRGLLLLLAGLPVLEANDLVDKDSPFYYDWEGLQLGGVICAALLCIAGILFALSGKCKCKQDHKHSSLPEKAVPLITPGSASTC, translated from the exons ATGGAGGGAGTGGTCCGGGGCCTTCTCCTCCTGCTGGCAG GCCTCCCCGTCCTGGAAGCCAATGACCTGGTTG ATAAAGACAGTCCCTTCTACTATG ACTGGGAAGGCCTGCAGCTGGGCGGGGTGATCTGTGCGGCGCTCCTGTGCATCGCTGGAATCTTGTTCGCCCTGA GTGGCAAATGCAAATGCAAGCAAGATCATAAGCACAG CTCCTTACCCGAGAAAGCTGTTCCACTCATCACTCCAG GCTCTGCCAGTACCTGCTGA